AAATTATTCAGTATGGTAATCGTTACAGAAATTCTAATCTAACCATGCATCAACGTTTACTAGAAGCAGAAGATGCATTCCGTGAAATGCGATACACAAAAGCTCTAGAATATGCTGCAACCGCTGTTGAAGCTGTTGAACCGGGTGCTATGAAAAAAATTCAGGTACTTGCCAAAAGCGAGGTTTGACGTTCATAATAAGAAAAGCATTAAGCCACCGCACGGTTCTGTGCTGGTGGTTTTCTTTTGGAAGGAAGGAGAAACAATGATTTATTTAGATCATAGTGCAACAACTAAACCAGACCCAGCTGTTCTGCAAACGTTTATACAAGCCAATGAACGCTATTATGCAAACCCAGCATCACTTCATCAAATGGGTGTGGAAGCAAACGCATTACTAACTCGAGCAAGGGAACAAATTGCCGATATTATAAAAACTTCACCGGAGCAGATTATCTTTACTTCTGGAGGTTCTGAATCCAACAATTTTGCTATTAAAGGATTAGCAAGAGCAAATAAACATAGAGGTATGAAAATACTTGTTTCTGCAATTGAACATGCATCTGTTCTAGAAAGTGCTAAAGCTTTGGAAAAAGAAGGATTTACTATAGATACTATTGATGTTGATGAACACGGTGTAATCTTAATAGAAGACTTAAAACAAAAACTAACAAAAGATACAGTTGTCGTTAGCATTATGCATGTGAACAATGAAATGGGTGCTGTTCAACCAGTAACTGAAATTGCTAATATTATTCACCAAAATAGTCGGGCATTTTATCATATGGATGCGGTTCAAAGTTTTGGTAAGATTCCTGTACAATTTAAAGGAGAAGATGGTCCAGATGCAATTACTGTCTCTGGACATAAAATTAATGGATTAAAAGGCTCAGGCTTTTTAGCATTACGTAAACAGGTGAATATTAATCCAATTATTCATGGTGGTGGACAAGAAATGGGTTATCGAAGTGGAACAGTTGCAGTTCCACAAGATGTAGCACTGGCAAAAGCTACTCGCTTAGCAATTGAAAAACAACCGCAAAAAGCTTTGCAATACAGTAAATGGCGTGATGACTTACATGAATTCTTTAAACAGTTTCCTTATGTACATGTACTTTCTGGTAGTGAAGGAGCACCGCACATAATTAGTTGTGCAGTGAAAGGATTAAAAGGTGAAATACTAGTAAATGCCATGCAACATGAAGGGATTATTATTTCTACTTCTAGTGCATGCTCATCAAAAGAACATACAGTCAGCCATGTAGTACGTGCAATAAAACTTGACCCATCTTATGAAAAAGGAGTCATTCGTATGAGTTTGGGTGAAGGAATTACAGATGCTGACATTGAAACTTTTAAAGCAGTTTTTAGTAAAGTGATGCATCAAGTGAAGGAGATGTAACAACATGAAATGGCATGAAATTTTAATTCGTTACGGTGAAATTACAACGAAAGGTCGAAATCGAAAATTATTTATCAATCGCTTAAAAGAAAATTTACGATATACATTTGCCGATATTCCAAATCTGCGCATTCGTTCAGAACGTGACAGAATGTATTTAAGCAGTGAAGTGGATACTGAAATGGAAGAACTCATTGAACGTTTACCACATATTTTCGGAATTCATTCATTTAGCCCAGTGGCGCAATGTGAACCTACATTGGAAGTGATGAAAGATTTAGCAGTTGAAATTGTAAAAGGAATGGACTATAAAGGAAAAACATTTAAAGTAAATGTAAAAAGATCTTTTAAAAAATTTCCTATGGAAACATACGAACTTCAACAAACTATCGGTAGCTATGTGTTAGGATCGCTCCCAGGCATGACAGTTCAAATGAAAAATCCTGATATTGAATTACGTGTGGAAGTACGTGAAAAAGCTGTTTATATGATGGTTGACGTTATTCACGGTGCAGGTGGTTTACCTATTGGTTCAAATGGTAAGGCATTATTACTTCTATCTGGTGGTATTGATAGTCCAGTTGCAGCTTATTATATGATGAAACGTGGCGTAAGAGTAGAAGCAATTCACTTCTTTAGTCCACCATTTACAAGCGATCAATCTCTAGGTAAAGTAAAAGAACTTTGTGAAAAAATAAGCCGCTTCGGTGGGAATATTCGCTTACATGTTATACCTTTTACAGAAATTCAACAAAAAATTCAAAGTAGTGTTCCGGAAAATGTAACAATGACTTCAACTCGTCGTATGATGATGAAAGTTGCAGATATAGTTCGTAAAGAAATTGATGCAAAGGCAATTGTTACTGGTGAAAATTTAGGACAAGTTGCAAGCCAAACTTTAGAAAGTTTAGCCGCTATTAATGATGTAACGACTACACCTATTTTGCGTCCATTGATCACTTTTGATAAATTAGAAATTATCGAAGTTGCTCAAAAAATCGGTACTTATGATATTTCAATTCGACCTTTTGAAGATTGCTGTACAGTTTTTACACCAGCCAATCCAAAAACAAAACCTCGTGTAGAAAAAATGAATTATTACGAAAGCTTCACTGATTTTGATGAAATGATTGAAAGAGCTGTGAAAAACCGTGAAATTCATTCATTCCCTAAAAAGAAAACAGATGAATTTCTAGATTTACTCTAATAGAAGAATAAATTTCCTGTAAATATTGTTGTATGTTTTTTTTCCTCCAGCACATTCTATATGCACAAGGAGGTGATTCACATGGCAAACAACAACTCAGGAAGTTCAAATCAATTAGAAGTACGAGGTGCTCGTCAAGCAATTGACCAAATGAAGTACGAAATCGCACAAGAATTTGGTGTACAGCTAGGCGCAGATGCATCAGCGCGTGCTAACGGATCCGTTGGCGGAGAAATCACTAAGCGCTTAGTTGCAATGGCTGAACAACAGCTGAATGGTTATTCAAAATAAAAAGTCTTGAGTATTTAGTATACTCATAAGTAGTAAAAAAAACCGAGGAAAAATTCAATTGAATTTTTCCTCGGTTTTCATTTCCTTTAAAACACCTTTTTAAGATTTTTTTGGTTAACAACTATTCATCTCCATAAATTAATTATTTTAAACTTGTGTGTATGATTTTTTCTCTCCGGTACATTCTATATGTACAAAGGAGGTGATTGACATGGCAAACAACAATTCAGGTAGTTCAAACCAACTTGAAGTACGAGGCGCAAGACAAGCAGTAGACCAAATGAAATACGAAATCGCACAAGAATTTGGTGTAAGTCTTGGCGCAGATGCATCAGCGCGTGCTAACGGATCCGTTGGCGGAGAAATCACTAAGCGTTTAGTTGCAATGGCCCAACAACAAATGAGCGGGTATCAAAATGGAAAATAACTAAATATATAAGAAGCTAAACGCTTTAGAGCCGGAGGAGAATAACATTCTTCTCCGGTTTCTTGTTTTCTGAGCAAAGAGCATTACTAATACCTTTGGTCGCTGAAAAATGTGTAACACAAAATTTTTAAGCTTATCTGCTTTTAGCTCCGCTGTCTATGAACGAACTGCCTTCTCGTATATAAAAGTATTGTATACTGCATCACGTGCAGGGTTCGTCTCAGAAAAATCTTTTTGCTTAAACAAAAGAAGAAGTGTTAGTGGAATCTGGTATTAAATAACTTAAATAGTAGAAAACTCAGTTTTAGTACCAACTACTAATATTTGATATTGGTATTTAATTGTAATCTTTCATCACATCCGATATAATTAATTTGCTATTCCAATTCGTTATTCAAGGGGGATTATTTATGAAACGAGAGGATTTAATTGCACCTGAAAATTACAATTTAGTAGAAGAAATTGAAAGATTTGCAGAAAATCCAGAAAAACTAGCTATTCTTTTTGAAAATGATCTTGGCAGCAAAGAGACTATAACATATGATGGTTTAATAAGAAGAGCTAATCAAGTAGCAAATGTATTTGTAAATCATGGTTTACAAAAAGGGGATGTGGTACTAATAATGGTGCCACGATTAATCGATGCCTATATTACATATGTAGCGGCATTAAAAGCAGGTTTAGTTGTAATTCCAAGTTCTGAAATGTTAAGAGCAAAGGAAATTGACTATCGAATAGTGCATAGTAATGCTAAAGCAGTTATTGCATACGAACCATTTATTGACCAATTTGATCAAGTGCAGCATCTAAAGAATATCCAACAATACGTGATTGGCCAAGCACATGAGCCTTGGATTCCAATGATTCAAGAGGCTGAAAAAGAGTCAGAAAAGTTTGAAAACGTGAAAACCAAAAGAGAAGATATGGCGTTTTTATCTTATACAAGTGGTACGACAGGTAATCCAAAAGGCGTTGTTCATACACACGGTTGGGCATATGCTCATTTAAAAACGGCAGCAGCCCATTGGTTAGGAATTAACGAAGGCGATGTTGTTTGGGCTACTGCGAGTCCAGGGTGGCAAAAATGGATTTGGAGTCCATTCTTATCGGTATTAGGTAGCGGGGCAACTGGATTTGTCTATAACGGAAGATTCAATGCAGATAAGTATTTATCATTGCTTGAACAATACAAAATCCAAGTACTTTGTTGTACACCAACTGAATACCGCGTAATGGCAAAAGTTGACCATTTAGCAAATTATGATTTATCAGCTTTGCATAGTGCAGTATCAGCTGGTGAACCTTTAAACCAAGAAGTTATTAACATTTTTAAACGAGTATTTGATCTTCATGTTAGAGATGGTTATGGCCAAACAGAAAATACGCTACTTATTGGTAATTTAAAAGATGTTCCTACAAAACAAGGTGCAATGGGAAAACCTACGCCGGGTAATGTTGT
This window of the Rummeliibacillus pycnus genome carries:
- a CDS encoding alpha/beta-type small acid-soluble spore protein, which encodes MANNNSGSSNQLEVRGARQAIDQMKYEIAQEFGVQLGADASARANGSVGGEITKRLVAMAEQQLNGYSK
- a CDS encoding cysteine desulfurase family protein produces the protein MIYLDHSATTKPDPAVLQTFIQANERYYANPASLHQMGVEANALLTRAREQIADIIKTSPEQIIFTSGGSESNNFAIKGLARANKHRGMKILVSAIEHASVLESAKALEKEGFTIDTIDVDEHGVILIEDLKQKLTKDTVVVSIMHVNNEMGAVQPVTEIANIIHQNSRAFYHMDAVQSFGKIPVQFKGEDGPDAITVSGHKINGLKGSGFLALRKQVNINPIIHGGGQEMGYRSGTVAVPQDVALAKATRLAIEKQPQKALQYSKWRDDLHEFFKQFPYVHVLSGSEGAPHIISCAVKGLKGEILVNAMQHEGIIISTSSACSSKEHTVSHVVRAIKLDPSYEKGVIRMSLGEGITDADIETFKAVFSKVMHQVKEM
- the thiI gene encoding tRNA uracil 4-sulfurtransferase ThiI — translated: MKWHEILIRYGEITTKGRNRKLFINRLKENLRYTFADIPNLRIRSERDRMYLSSEVDTEMEELIERLPHIFGIHSFSPVAQCEPTLEVMKDLAVEIVKGMDYKGKTFKVNVKRSFKKFPMETYELQQTIGSYVLGSLPGMTVQMKNPDIELRVEVREKAVYMMVDVIHGAGGLPIGSNGKALLLLSGGIDSPVAAYYMMKRGVRVEAIHFFSPPFTSDQSLGKVKELCEKISRFGGNIRLHVIPFTEIQQKIQSSVPENVTMTSTRRMMMKVADIVRKEIDAKAIVTGENLGQVASQTLESLAAINDVTTTPILRPLITFDKLEIIEVAQKIGTYDISIRPFEDCCTVFTPANPKTKPRVEKMNYYESFTDFDEMIERAVKNREIHSFPKKKTDEFLDLL
- a CDS encoding alpha/beta-type small acid-soluble spore protein, with the protein product MANNNSGSSNQLEVRGARQAVDQMKYEIAQEFGVSLGADASARANGSVGGEITKRLVAMAQQQMSGYQNGK
- the mbcS gene encoding acyl-CoA synthetase MbcS, with the translated sequence MKREDLIAPENYNLVEEIERFAENPEKLAILFENDLGSKETITYDGLIRRANQVANVFVNHGLQKGDVVLIMVPRLIDAYITYVAALKAGLVVIPSSEMLRAKEIDYRIVHSNAKAVIAYEPFIDQFDQVQHLKNIQQYVIGQAHEPWIPMIQEAEKESEKFENVKTKREDMAFLSYTSGTTGNPKGVVHTHGWAYAHLKTAAAHWLGINEGDVVWATASPGWQKWIWSPFLSVLGSGATGFVYNGRFNADKYLSLLEQYKIQVLCCTPTEYRVMAKVDHLANYDLSALHSAVSAGEPLNQEVINIFKRVFDLHVRDGYGQTENTLLIGNLKDVPTKQGAMGKPTPGNVVEVIDEDGQPCPVGVVGDIAVHRSTPALFKEYLNDPERTARQFRGDYYVTGDRARKDEDGYFFFEGRSDDIIISSGYTIGPFEVEDALVKHPEVQECAVIASPHEVRGSIVKAFIVLKNPSKASDELVKELQEHTKNLTAPYKYPRAIEFVEELPKTTSGKIRRIELREQEKNKQHI